TGGTCTTTTTCCGATTATAATTTCAAAGTATAATCTATTATAGCATAAAGCAACCTAAAGTAAACTGAAATGGAAGATGAAAAGGTAGCAGTTGCCCTAAGATACGAACCTGAAGAGGGTAGCCCTGAGGTAATTGCCAAGGGAAAAGGCTACCTTGCAGAGCTCATTTTAAAGATTGCTAAGGAGAAAGGGATTCCCATAAAGGAGGACTCAAAACTTGTAAAGGAACTTTACAGGCTTGAGCTGAACAAACCCATTCCCCCTGAACTTTATCAAGCAGTAGCGGTGGTCTTAGCCTGGGCCTTTCGTCTCAACGAAAGACTAAGGGAGAGAGTCTTAAAATCTCTTAAAGGCAGTTAATCCATGCTAATCATGGGCTGACCACAACATACAGGGGTTGGCCTGTCTTCTGGATATTCCTCCATATGATTACAAATCATGCAAACATAACGGATCTTTCTTACGCTCTCTCTGGCATCTGCACTGGCTTGAATCCCTTCTACATAAAACTGTGCGTATGAAGAGCTCCCAGGTATATACATACCTAAGGGGAGAAGCTTTTTGTTTTCTTCCTCACATCTTGCTACAAGCTCCCACATCTTGTTCAATCCTTCCACCTCTTGCTTATTTTCAGGGATCAATCTAATAATGGCACCCTCCACTTCAATTTTCATTAAGACCTTCTTTTTATAAGAATTTCTCTTTTTTAAGAAAAAGAAAAACATGAAAAAAATTTTTTCAAGTATTTGTGATAGCTATTTTAATATTTTTTTCCTTTTGCATAAATTCATAGGCTTATAAGAAAAAGGGTGGTAAAAGGTGAGAGGTGAGAGGTGAAAGGTGAAAGGTAGAAATAGGGATAAAAAATTTATACAGTGAAGGTTTTAAAATTCGTGATAAAAGGATAGGGATATCCAAATTATTTGCCAAAAGAGGCAAAGAGGCAGATAAAGTCTCAAAAGATATGGAGGTATATATTTTTCTTGAAGTAGAAAGGGAAAGTGCTAAAATATTGAATATGGAAAAAAGGCTTTCCTTTGCCCTGAGTTTTGATATACACCCCTTGGTTGAGGGAAGAAGGTTTATTCTGGGAGGAGTGGAGATTCCCTTTGCCCTTGGTCTTCTTGGGCATTCAGATGGGGATGTTCTCTTACATGCCCTTACGGATGCTATACTTTCAGCAGGAGGCTTTCCGGACATAGGAAGCCTTTTTCCAGACCAGGACCCTCAATATAAAAATAAAGAAAGTTCTTTTTTTGTAGAAAAGGCCCTTGAGCTCATTCATGAAAAGGGTTTAAGGGTCTATCAGGCTGATTTGACTGTTATTTTGGATAAACCTAAGATAGCTCCCTATTACGGGGAGATAAAGCAAAAAATAGCTCAGATTTTGAGGATTTCAGAGGAATCTATCAGTCTTAAGGCTCGCACCACAGAAGGATTAATCTTTCAATCTGAGAGGCCTGGTGTGATAGCCTTGGCTCTGGTTGTTCTTGAAAAATTTTAAAGTTATTTAAAAAACTTGTATTTTTAAATTTTGATGTTATTTTTTGAGAAGGTAGAGGTTTGAGTTCTTAGAGTCCCATTCTCTAAGGTCTCATCTTCTATCAAATAAGTTAAAGGGGTTTGGATATGCGTAAAGTGCAGGTTGGAGATGTAGTAAGCATTCATTGTGTGGGAAGGCTTGGTTCTGGTGAGGTCTTTGAAGATACCTCTCAGGGTGATCCCTTTGTTTTTGAGGTAGGATCTCCTGAGATTATTCCTGGACTTTCTGAGGCAGTGCTGGGAATGAGCGAGGGAGAAGAAAGAGAGGTTGTTATTCCAAAGGAAAAGGCCTTTGGTGAGAGAGATGAAAATCTCATTAGGAATATTCCAAGGGAGGGTCTAAGTCTTGATGTTGAGCCTACTCCGGGGTTAATGCTGAATCTTATTGTAGATACCCCTCAAGGGGAGATGACCTTTCCTGCCATGGTGATTGATGTAAGTCCAGAAGAAATCCTTCTGGATCTAAATCCTCCTCTGGCAGGAGAAGACCTCTATTTCCACATTAAACTCGTAAAGATTTTGAATGAGTCAGAATCAAACATAATCCTTTGAGATAAAAGGGGGCCTTGGCCCCCCTTATCTTATCTCATGGGAAATAGTTCTGCACCCTGAAGAGGTGCTACTGGTTCAGTAAGAAGCATCTCGCCCCTTTGAATCCATCCCTTTAGGATTTCAGCGACTTCCTTGGATTTGATAAAGCTTGTTATAGGAACTGTAGAAACCTCTTTGCCCAGAATATTAATTTTTCCACTTTTAAGCTCTGCATAACTAACAATACCATAATTGCGCTTTATACCATTGGGATAGTCCTGGGAGTAGTCAACTACCTGGGCGAGAAGGTCTTCATCTGAGAGACCAGCCCATTCGGCAACCTGTTCATTAAGAATAGGAATGGGTATTCCTAAACCCACAGCTAAGGAACAGCCATATCCTAAATGACTTGTGCCAATTAACCACTCAGGTTTCATCTCCTTTAGATTGCCAAGGACCATAAGGGTTGCAGCTGGTTGAATGGGAACCCCTTTGGGACTTCGCTTGACCTCCATTTTGTGCTGGGTCCCTGCCCAGACTACATATCCCTTTGTGCCACCAAGAAAAATGCGCGTTCCAATTCCAATAGTCTTAAGATAGGGGTCTTTAAAAAGAGGTGAGAGACAACCAGCTGTAGCATAATTGGCATTACCTACATTAGGACGAAGAATTCCCATATAAGTATAAAGTATCTTATCCGAAAGGTTGATGGCTACATTGTAATTCTGGTAACTGTTCCTTGGATTACAAAGGACTGCATTGACAAGATCATGAATAGTAATCTCCATTTCTAAGGATTTCCTTGGGTAGCAGTGGGTTCCATAGGCTGTAGCCCTGAGTAAAAGCTTTTTTCCAGCTACAAGATCGTGGATGACATGGCCTCCTCCATAAAGGAATTGCCCGGGAAAGACCTTATTTAAGGGGTCATCTTCCTTGGTTTCCGTTGCCCCTATGTAAATATCAACTGCAGCAAGCCCAGCATAGGCTGGAACATCGTTTAACCAGACCCGATAGGCCTTAATGGTGGGGATGGAATGTCCAAAGTTAATAAAGGCCCCGGATGAGCACATCGGGGAAAAGGTCCCTGTAGTCACCACATCCACTTCCTTAGCTGCCTTAACCGGGCCAATCTCTTTAACAAGAACTGAAAACTCTTCAGCAGTTAAAACAACAACCTGCCCCTTTTCTATCCTTTTATTGATCTCTTCAATACTTCTTTTCACCTTGAAATCTTCAGCCATTTTTGACCTCCTATAAAATAGAGTTAACTTATAAAAATATAAACTTTATCCGAAAGATAAAAAAAATCAAGGGCCCTATTCAATAAAGGCCAAAACTTTATGACCCTTGGATTCCAGGGTTGAGGCTAAACTTTCAAGGGGCATCTGTTCTAAGCGAATAAAATAAACCTTCTCTCCATTAAGACTAACATCCATCCCGATAGAGATGATTTTTCCTCCTCTTTTTTTAATCTCTTCAAGGACATCTTCTAAATGATCATCTAAGGGGACGACATCAATTCTTGAGGAGGCCTTGAGAATTCCCATAAGTTCAATGAAGGCCTCTAAAATATCTGTAACTGTAATTATCCCAACAAGCTTTCCTTGAGAGACAACAGGCAGCCCACCAATCTTATATTTATAAATAAGACGAGCGGCTTCATCTATAGAGGTCTCTGGGTCAATAACTACAGGATTAATTATCATAACCTCCCGGAGAGGAAGAGATATTTTTTCTGGAGTCAGATAGGGTCTAAGGCTACTTTCCGTTACCAGGCCCTTAAGGTTCTCTTTTTCTGTAACAGGTAGATGTCTGATTGAGTGAAGTTTCATTAACTGAAGGGCATCTTCAACTGTGTGTTCCGGGGAGATGGTTATCACATCTCGAATCATCCAATTTTTAACCTTCATTCTTTTGACACCTCCGCTTAACCTTTTTTAAACTATACCACAATTTATGCAGATGCAAGCCAGGTTTAACAGTAGTTCCCTCAGCTATAGACATTTATTTCTGTAGCTGAGTGTTTTGCAGGGTAGGGGACTATAGGCTCCCTACATTTTCAATATTCTCAAAAAAATCCTCATAACTTAAACCTGATACATACTTTTTTATTCGTTTGCACGCTTCAAGGATATCAAGCAGATACTCTTTATCGGTTCTACGCATAAACTATACTCCTTTTGATTTCCTCTTTGATGTAGGGAATCCTTATAGTTTCAATGCTGTCCTTTGTCAAAAGATCCACTTTCTTAGCACCAAGTAAATTTTCCAGATACTCTACGAGTGTATGCGTCCATATCTTTTGAGACTTAATGAGAAATTTTTCTTCCAGCTCTTTCCATTTTCCATCCCCTCACCTCTCACCTCTCACCTTTTCCCTTTTCCCATTTTACCACCTTTCCTTTTTCTTGTAAGGATATGAACTTATGCAGCCCAGCCCTCGTTTATAAAGCCAGTGATTAGTATCTATTTATTGAATAGACAAATAGTCTTTTAAGGCTTGAGAGGTTGGGGTTTTAACTGTAAGGAAGTCCTCAATTCTTCCCTGAAAGAGGATCTCCCCTCCCCTTTCTCCTCCTTCTGGACCAAGCTCTATTATCCAGTCCGCAGACTTAATGATTTCAAGATTATGTTCAATGATTATGACTGTATGCCCTCTGTCTACTAACTCTTGCAGCACCTTCATGAGTTTTTCCACATCCAGGATGTGTAGCCCTGTTGAGGGTTCATCTAAAAGATAAAGGATAGGTTTATGATGTATCTTTCCAAGTTCTTTGGCAAGCTTTATTCTCTGAGCCTCCCCTCCGGAAAGGGTTGGACTTGGTTGGCCCAGAGAAAGATAGTCAAGCCCTATTTCACAGGGAAGATTTAGCTTGTGGGCTATAAAGGGATAGTTTTTAAAAAATTCTCGAGCACTTTCAAAGTCCATCTCAAGGACCTCAGCTATATTTTTGCCCTTAAGGGTTATCTCAAGGGTCTCAGAATTATATCTCTTTCCCCCACAAAACTCACAAGTCTGATAAATAGAAGGTAAAAACTGGATCTCTACTTTGAGTTTCCCCTGCCCTTTACAATAAGGACACTGCCCTTCAGGGGTGTTAAAGGAGAATCTTCCTTCTTTATAACCCCTTTCTCTGCTTAATCTTGTCTGAGCAAAGGCCCGACGGATCTCGGTAAAGACTTGAATATAGGTAGCTGGAACAGATCTGATGGTATTTCCGATTGGAGAGTGATCCACTAAATAAACCTCTCTTAAGGTCTCAAAGCCCTCTATAGCTTTTATACCAAAAAGTCCTTTTTCTTCATCGCTACTTAAGATATTTTTCAGATTTTCATAAAGGGCCTCGCAAACAAGAGTGGACTTCCCGGAACCTGAAACACCCACAACACAGATCAGATTTCCAAGGGGAAAGTTGACCTCAAGGTCTTTGAGATTTCGTAGAGTGACCCCTTTCATTTTAAGAAAATTTTTTTGAGGTCTGAATCTGCTTGTGATAGTTTTACGAGCTTTGTTTTTAATAGCCTTAGCAGTAAGGGAATCTTCACTTTTAAGGAGCCCCTCTTTGGCTCCAGCATAGACGACCCAGCCTCCTTTTTTTCCGCCACCTGGCCCGAGATCTACCACATAATCACTTTCTAAAATAACGGACTCATCATGCTCAACCACTATTATCGTATTTCCCTTATCCCGAAGTTTCTTTAATACCGCAAGGAGTTTAGAGGTATCCTTAGGATGGAGCCCTATAGTTGGTTCATCGAGAATGTAAGCTACCCCAGTAAGATTACTTCCAATTTCCCCTGCAATTCTTACCCTTTTTGCCTCACCTGCTGAAAGGGTATCCGCGGAACGGGAGAGAGTAAGATAGGAAAGGCCAAGCTCTGAAAGGGAATTAAGTCGGTGTAAGATCTCGGGAAGAAGAGTCTCCGCAAGGATCTTATCTTTACCTTCAAAGGAGAGACCTTTAATAAACTCATAGGCCCTCTCAATTGAAAGCTCGCAAAGCTCAGGTAAGGATAGTTTATTAATTTTATAATAATAGACCTCTTTTCGATATCTGCTTCCCTTACAGCTTGGACAGGTTTTTTCATCAACTACCCCAAGTCCTCCACAACTTGGACAGGCTCCAACCTTGGTATTGAAGGCAAAAAGAAGGGGATCTGGATCAGGAAGACTTACTCCACAATTTATACAGACCCTCTTTTGAGAGAGAAAGAATTCCTTAGACCTGGTCTTAAGAATGACGGAGCCTTTGCCCTCAGAGAGACCTTTTTCAAAAAGATTTAAAAAAGCCTCCTCTGAATGAGGTTGCCCTAAGGAAAGCTCTATGTTGTGTTCCTTAAAGCGAGAAATTTCAGGAATAGGTGGAATTTTATAAAAAGTCCCATCAATGCGCACCCGGTGAAAGCCTTTTTTAAGCAGACTTTCCAAGAGAGGTCGGTAATGACCTTTGCGATGTCTAACCAGGGGAGCAAGGATTTCAATTTCTTCCTTAATTTGATCTTTCCTGAGTTTCAGGGCTATATTTTTTAGTTCTTCAAGGGTATGGATCTTGAGCTCTGCGCCACAGGAGGGACAGTAAGCTGTGCTCATTCTTGCATAAAGGAGTCTCAGGTAAGGTAAGATTTCGGTAAGGGTTCCAATGGTTGATCTTGGGGAAAGCTCTCCAGATCTCTGTTCAAGAGCG
This window of the Caldimicrobium thiodismutans genome carries:
- a CDS encoding FKBP-type peptidyl-prolyl cis-trans isomerase, with the protein product MRKVQVGDVVSIHCVGRLGSGEVFEDTSQGDPFVFEVGSPEIIPGLSEAVLGMSEGEEREVVIPKEKAFGERDENLIRNIPREGLSLDVEPTPGLMLNLIVDTPQGEMTFPAMVIDVSPEEILLDLNPPLAGEDLYFHIKLVKILNESESNIIL
- a CDS encoding EscU/YscU/HrcU family type III secretion system export apparatus switch protein, with the protein product MEDEKVAVALRYEPEEGSPEVIAKGKGYLAELILKIAKEKGIPIKEDSKLVKELYRLELNKPIPPELYQAVAVVLAWAFRLNERLRERVLKSLKGS
- the ispF gene encoding 2-C-methyl-D-erythritol 2,4-cyclodiphosphate synthase translates to MEVYIFLEVERESAKILNMEKRLSFALSFDIHPLVEGRRFILGGVEIPFALGLLGHSDGDVLLHALTDAILSAGGFPDIGSLFPDQDPQYKNKESSFFVEKALELIHEKGLRVYQADLTVILDKPKIAPYYGEIKQKIAQILRISEESISLKARTTEGLIFQSERPGVIALALVVLEKF
- a CDS encoding homocysteine biosynthesis protein; its protein translation is MAEDFKVKRSIEEINKRIEKGQVVVLTAEEFSVLVKEIGPVKAAKEVDVVTTGTFSPMCSSGAFINFGHSIPTIKAYRVWLNDVPAYAGLAAVDIYIGATETKEDDPLNKVFPGQFLYGGGHVIHDLVAGKKLLLRATAYGTHCYPRKSLEMEITIHDLVNAVLCNPRNSYQNYNVAINLSDKILYTYMGILRPNVGNANYATAGCLSPLFKDPYLKTIGIGTRIFLGGTKGYVVWAGTQHKMEVKRSPKGVPIQPAATLMVLGNLKEMKPEWLIGTSHLGYGCSLAVGLGIPIPILNEQVAEWAGLSDEDLLAQVVDYSQDYPNGIKRNYGIVSYAELKSGKINILGKEVSTVPITSFIKSKEVAEILKGWIQRGEMLLTEPVAPLQGAELFPMR
- a CDS encoding ribonuclease HepT family protein; its protein translation is MRRTDKEYLLDILEACKRIKKYVSGLSYEDFFENIENVGSL
- a CDS encoding CBS domain-containing protein; protein product: MKVKNWMIRDVITISPEHTVEDALQLMKLHSIRHLPVTEKENLKGLVTESSLRPYLTPEKISLPLREVMIINPVVIDPETSIDEAARLIYKYKIGGLPVVSQGKLVGIITVTDILEAFIELMGILKASSRIDVVPLDDHLEDVLEEIKKRGGKIISIGMDVSLNGEKVYFIRLEQMPLESLASTLESKGHKVLAFIE